TTTTGTTCTGCATTCATTAATTGTTTGTCGTGCTTTCTTGCTCCAGCGAAGGCAGAGTGCAAACCCTCCAAAGGGCAACTTCTATTTTCTCTCAAACAGTGCAAATCTCTGCCCTGAATTAAAGATGATTCATcaacagcaattaaaaaaaattaagttttataACCTTGAGAAACTATCCCCTGTACTTTTTGTCAGTAAAAcagtttatattttaataaaattgtATATCTGTGAGTTCACTGTTAAAATAATGTTTTTGCCAGGGTAGCATAAATGAATTGATATTACTAAAagtgattttaaaaaatatatattttgtaaatgaCTTGCAATAGCATTCACCATCATTCTACTGGTTACTCACACATGTACTGATTGGCCCATCTTTCCACtgatgatagatagatagatagatagatagatctcaACTCCTATTTTTTTTATCAGGGCTTCTGAATTGTGTCTTGGTGACTATAAAATTAGTTAGATTTTAAGCATACATAAGATCATTTTTCCAGTTTGAGACCTTGTAGTGCAGAATATCTCATGCATCTTTATTGAGTGTATCCTGAAAGCTTGAATGGCTGTGGGGTCACCAGAACAGTTTTGGGAAGCTCAGTCTCTGGGGTTGATTAACAGTTTGCTAAATTGTCAGTTCTGCATTGTCCACTTTTAATGAGGAATTTTCTTGATAAATCTGGGGCAATTTTGTACAGGTGCAAAATTGATGCAAACCTTTACTAAACTAGGCCTTGACAGTGTTAAACTTTAATTTGTAATGTTTTGTCTTAAATATTTGCAACCTTGGTTAGTTTTTTAATAGCACAAGGGTACCTATGccatttcagcttttttttttaaattctactaGGTATTTTGATCTGTCTTGAACAAGATGCATTAAGTATACAGATGCTACCCAGTGTgctctgctttctgttttttaCAATTTCATCAACAACAAAGGGGCCACATATCACTAATAATGAATTCTCTATAGATGTTAAGAAATCGTCAAAATCTGTTATTCATTCTCATACATGGTTTTCGACTGACGATTGTTTTCAGCCTTTTGAACTTGTGTTTGTATTTGGTCGTTGCTGTGTTTTCAGTTTAGTGCATTTCTTAGTAATCAGCATACAGGATTTTCCCGCTCTCTTCTCTTAAGATATGGAACTATAGATGGAGGAACCCGCAGAAAAAACGCCACTCGTGAAACCACCAGTACTTTGAAAGCTTGGCTACAGGAGCACAGGAAGAATCCCTATCCCACCAAGGGCGAAAAGATAATGCTGGCTATCATTACCAAGATGACCCTAACCCAGGTCTCTACTTGGTTTGCCAACGCAAGAAGGAGGCTCAAGAAAGAGAATAAGATGACGTGGCCTCCGAGAAACAAGTGTTCAGATGAGAAAAGACCCTATGAACAAGAGGATGACTCTCAGAAGGACAACCTAAAGAATGAGAAAAATACTGACGGTTGGAtcgatttgtttgtttgtttatttatttgtgtgtgtgtgtgtgtgtgtgggtgcatGAAAATTACATTTAGTAAAACCGGTCTCAATGAACTTCTAACGTCCAGATTGTAGATTTTTCAAATTCTTGTTGTTTTGTATACTCCTATGTCCTCAGATTGTTCTTCATGTCATATCATAAGAACTTTTGGAAGTCAAGCTCCTAAAATAAACCTCTCCAACGCAACCAAACTGAATAAGCAGCAGAATGGCCCTACCACCTTTTTGACCCATGTGGCATCGGCAACTAGGAAGTTTGAGGACTGGGATAAAAAGAAAcgtttttaacccccccccccccctcccccgaagaaaacataggaaccagctctgtggTTGCAGTGGGATCTGAGTTCCCCCAACGTTGAGCTATCTCCTTTATTGTGTGCAGGAAGGGGTAGCTTGTGTTATGTTTAGCACCCCAAACATTTTGAAAAGTGGGTATCCATGTCCCtagccacaaaacaaaaaaaaaaaaaatgctctgcTGCTCTTCCTCCAGAGGAAAAGTACTCTTTTCTTCAAAGTGTACCAATAGTGTAGAATGCCAGAAACGTATATTTAATAGTAAAGCGTTTTAAAATAAAGACTGTGTAATCCAAGAGCGTATTATTAACCATAATTGTAACATTAAACACAGTGAACCATCTCAAAGGgatttgttcttctttgaacaaAGGGACTATTTTTTTTGCTCAGCAGTTTAGGTTAAAGCATGGTTTAAAATGATTTTAACAAGGAAGGTAAACCTAGAGTACTGTAAATTCATATCATTCTGTTTAATTTGCTGTCCGTTTTTACTTAGCAGAGGAAAGTCCAAGCACAGAGGACAAAGAGTTGGAGCTGAGCGACTTAGACGATTTTGACACCATTGAGTCCGAAAGCTCAGAGTGTGATTTGAAAGAGTCTTTCCACCGCCAGCACTTAGAGGACAGTCAACTGCGGGCAGCAGAGTGTGGCAACCACCCCTTCAAAGAGGTTGTCTTAAAGATGCCCAATACCACCACCCCAGGGGATCACGACCCCGACAGAGTCAAAAACTGTCTTAAGAGCGTAGTGGAGGAGTGTGAGCAAGACTTAAGGCAAAGAAGCTGTGTATCCAaattctgcttccagcagcaaAACCAACTGGTCCAGGACACTAAACCCAGGATCTGGTCTTTGGCTCAAACTGCCACTTCATTGAACCAACCCGAGTATCCATCTTGCATGCTGAAGCGCCCGGggatctcctcctcttcctcttcggCTGTTCCCACTCCGGTTAGTGTCATTGACAGGCGCCAAGACTCCCCCGTAACCAGCTTGAGGAACTGGGTGGATGGAGTTTTTCATGACCCTTTATTCAGGCACAGTACTTTGAACCAAGCGTTGAGCAACAGCACCGTTTCTTGGGTAAACTCCAAAGGAGACGTCCTTGAAACGGGACCCTTAGGACGCTCCATTGGAAACAGTAGGAATATGATCAAAGGAAAACTGACAAGTTTGCCACATCATGACACTAGTAAAGAATTTTTTGCATTTCCGAAATCGGGGAGCAAAATGTTCTGTTCCTAATAACCCCTTTAATGGATTGCTGATCACTTTATAGAACAAAACGTATGGGACACGCCGGAATGTACTAAAGGGGTTTTATTGAACTATGAATCCCAATTATTTTAAACGTGGATTTCAAACTCCATTGAGCTAATTGTCCCGACTCTTGTTTTCAAGCTTTCACTGGGCTGCAACTAAAGAGATCAATGTTCTGAGGACTAGTTTAATCCATGTCAATAAGCACGTTTTACATAGTAAGAGTACTTAAAGTTTACATGTGAAAGTTTACAACTGCAAACTTTCAGTTCAAAGTTTTACTTTTCAAGGCA
This genomic interval from Microcaecilia unicolor chromosome 1, aMicUni1.1, whole genome shotgun sequence contains the following:
- the IRX4 gene encoding iroquois-class homeodomain protein IRX-4 encodes the protein MSYPQFGYPYASAPQFLMTTNSLTACCESSSKNLADSGTAASAQTPVYCPVYESRLLATARHELNSAAALGVYGNPYGSPQGYGNYVTYGTDTSAFYSLNTFESKDGTGSAHAGITQAAAAYYPYDHTLSQYQYDRYGTIDGGTRRKNATRETTSTLKAWLQEHRKNPYPTKGEKIMLAIITKMTLTQVSTWFANARRRLKKENKMTWPPRNKCSDEKRPYEQEDDSQKDNLKNEKNTDAEESPSTEDKELELSDLDDFDTIESESSECDLKESFHRQHLEDSQLRAAECGNHPFKEVVLKMPNTTTPGDHDPDRVKNCLKSVVEECEQDLRQRSCVSKFCFQQQNQLVQDTKPRIWSLAQTATSLNQPEYPSCMLKRPGISSSSSSAVPTPVSVIDRRQDSPVTSLRNWVDGVFHDPLFRHSTLNQALSNSTVSWVNSKGDVLETGPLGRSIGNSRNMIKGKLTSLPHHDTSKEFFAFPKSGSKMFCS